AAAAAGCTTACACCTCAGCCAGCTTTAAAGTCTCTAGCTTGTCTTGGCAGGAAAAGCTCAAACACAAGCCCAATACCATGAACGCGCTGTTAAAAGAGGATAACTTCACCTATTTAGGTGGCGGCCTTCCTATCATCGTAGACGACGAAATTCTCGGCGCCATTGGCGTATCAGGCGCGACGGAACAACAAGACATAGAGTGCGCAGAACACGCTATAGAGAAGCTATTAAGCTCACTCTCTCCATCAAAATAACAAGAGAAATATCAACATGTTGCAATCAAGCTACCCTTTTTACCTCGCTAACAAACCCGTTTATGCCAATCAGGATCTAGCGGTCACCAATAAATACAACAACCAAGTCGCGACCCATGTGGCAATGGCGAGTGTGGCCGACATAGACAAAGCCATCGGCGCCGCGGACAAGGCAAAACACGCCATGCAAGCTTTGCCGGCGTATAAGCGTCAGGCGATTTTACAACATTGCATCACGCGCTTTAAAGAACGCTTTGAAGAACTGGCTTACGCCCTTTGCATCGAAGCGGGCAAACCAATCAAAGACTCACGCGGTGAAGTAACGCGCCTTATTGATACTTTCCAAATTGCGGCCGAAGAAGCGACTCGAATCTATGGTGAAGTCATGCCAATGGATATTTCGCCTCGTTCTGAAGACTATCAAGGCATGTGGAAACGCGTTCCTATCGGGCCATGTTCGTTCATTTCACCGTTTAATTTCCCACTGAATTTGGCCGCTCATAAAATCGCCCCCGCCATTGCAGCGGGCTGTCCGTTTATTTTAAAGCCTGCCAGCCTGACACCAGTGAGCGCTTTAATTGTGGCGGAGATTCTTGCCGAAACCGATTTACCCGAAGGTGCGTTTTCTATCTTGCCTTGCCATCGTGATGGCGCGGACTTGTTCACCACAGATGAGCGCTTAAAGCTGTTGAGTTTCACAGGTTCCCCTGACGTTGGTTGGGCCTTAAAAGCCAAGGCAGGCAAAAAACCGGTGGTATTAGAACTTGGTGGCAACGCCGCTTGTATCGTCGATCACGACACTGACCTAGACGATGCCGTACAACGCATTATCTTCGGCGCTTATTATCAGTCAGGACAAAGTTGTATCAGTGTACAGCGTATTATTGTGCACGAATCTCTGTACGACGATGCCAAAGCACGCCTTATTAACGCCGTGAATAACCTCGTTATGGGTGACCCATTAAATGAGACAACCTTCATCGGGCCAATGATTTCTGAAAAAGAAGCCGCTCGTTTACACGGTTGGATCGAAGAAGCACGTAATGGTGGCGCAACGGTTTTGGCTGGTGGTCACCGCAAAGGCGCGATGCTGGAAGCCACTTTGATTGAAAACGTAAAACCAGAGATGTCTATTTCGTCACAAGAAGCCTTTGGCCCTGTGGCCATTTTATCTAAATTCTCTGACTTCGACGCTGCACTGGAAGAAGTCAATAACTCGGACTTTGGTTTACAAGCGGGCATTTTCACTAAGGATATTTACAAGGCTTACAAAGCATGGGAAGTACTGGAAGTGGGCGGTGTTGTGATTGGCGATGTACCTTCTTGGCGCGTTGATCACATGCCTTATGGCGGTGTGAAAGACAGTGGCTTAGGCCGTGAAGGTGTGCGCTTTGCCATTGAAGATATGACCGAACTAAAGCTGATGGTACTTAGAACACCAAAATAAGCCGTTTTCGCCACTGTAAAAGTCGATAACCGCAAATGTTATCAGCTTTTAGCTTTGCCAAATAGATTATCAGAGATTCGCTATGACGCACTCCAATACTCAGCCACTTTCTAAATGGATGATCCCTCTGCTCGGCTATTTGGTGTCTTTTGGGCCACTGTCCATCGACATGTACTTACCCAGCCTGCCTACTATTGCCAATGATCTGGGCAGTTCACAGGTCACGATTCAATACACTATTACAACATTCTTGTTTGGCATGGCGATAGGCATGTTGCTCTTTGGTCCCATGTCCGACTTGATGGGGCGCAAAAAATTACTGCTCATCGGCACCGCCTCCTACGCCATCAGTAGCATTGGTTGTGCCTTAGTTAATGATGGCGACACCTTAATTCTATTACGCTTTCTGCAAGCACTGGGTGCCGCCGCCGCAGGGGTACTTGGACGTGCTTTAGTCCGAGATTTATTTCCTCTCGATAAAGCCGCAGGAATTCTTTCCAATATGCATATCATCTCCATGGGTGTGATGCTGATGTCGCCTATTTTAGGGGCCTATATTGTCACTTGGCTGGATTGGCGTTGGATTTTCTATTTTCTCTCGGCGCTTTCTTTTCTGGCCTTGATCGGTATCTTTTTTATTATCCAAGAACCGAAAATAAACTTCACTACTAAAACAAGTATTCGTGGTTACTTGGCCGTTTATGGCGAGTGTCTGAGCAACAAAAAAATCACCTTCTACTTACTCGCAAACGGTTTTTCTTTTGGTGGTATGTTTGCCTTCATCGCTGCTTCGGCTTTCGTCTACATTAATTTTTTTGGCTTTTCTGAAACCGCTTACGCGGTGGTGTTTTCCTCTAATATCGCCATGGTGATTGCCGCGACCTTTATCAACAAAGGGTTAGTGAGCAAGTTTACTGTCTATAAAGCATTACGTGTGACATCCACTACCTCGTTAACCGCAGCCTTAATGATTTTTATCGTCGCCCTCTTTTTCCCAAAAAACGTGTCACTCTTTATAGCCGTAACCATGTTGTACATTAGTGTAACAGGTGCTATAGGTGCCAATAGCTTGGCGTGTTTGTTTGACTTAAAGCCATCAAGAGCAGGCACCATGGCAGGACTGCTTGTTTCAACTCAGTTTATTGTGGGTGGCATTGTCAGCGCCATAACCAGCTTGATATTTGATGGTTCCGCGAGCTCATTACTCGTGACGATGGGAATCTGTGGAGGGCTGAGTTATTTATTTCACCTTATATCCCAAAGGCCTTAGTGAAGCCTCAACGGAATGATGTCCCCATGGGACGCTTTGCTATCGAAAATCAGCTGGAATGGATTTACATTGGTAGAATAAATGCACGAGCTAAAAACAATAAAAAAAGAACATGGAAATGTTCTTTTTAAAGGGACTCTACAGTCCTCAAGTCTACATTAATTAAGCTATTGGCCTTTATTAGCAATTTCCTGAACGGTCTTTTCCCAATGCAATTTGTCTTCAGCATTCGACGCTATAATTGAGCCAAAAAGAGTAATTTCTGCTTTTTCAACGCCACAAAACTGCAACGTATAAAGATCCAACTGTGCGAGAGCTGGCGCAGCTTGCTCCTCTGCATAGTCCGATGGTGCATCCATTGTCACTATAATTCTAGACGTTTTCCCTTTCAATAACGGCAATGGTAAAGGATTATTGCCCTCATATTTGAATGAAAAAACAGGTAAAAATGTTCTATCAAATAAACCTTTTAGTTTTGCTGGTAGACCACCCCACCAAATGGGCGTGATAATAACGATATGGTCAGCCCATAATATTGCTTTTTGAAAATCGGCTAAACAAGGCTCTAACTCTTGCCTCGCATCGTATCCACAATCAAGGCTTGGGTTGAATTCCATATTTGATAAATTGAAACGTCTAATATCAAAATGTTCACTTGCGTTAATTTCGTATCGGTCACCTAAATGTTGGCAATAGCTACTGGATTTAGGGTTTCCGTTTAGAACAACTATTTTCTTTGTCATCTTACTCATCTCCTATTTTGTGAGTCTGACAACTATTCTAATCTCTGCCCTTAAGGGGAGAGTCAACACTTAATGGACAAAAATCTATCGTTAACAAACACTTTTCGACTCTTGACACTTTCATATTTAAGTCATCAATTTTGAGTAATAATTGCTGTTTAAACTCTAATAGAAATTTTCCAACACCCGACCAGTCAACATCACCATTTTTATAGACAATTCCACTTTTTAGCTGAGATAAGGTGACGCCTAGTAATTTTGCCTCTTTAATCAGGTTTAGAATATCGAGATGTGACTCACTATAGACTCGATATTTTCCTTTTCTTGGTGGTGGCATGATCAAGCCCTTTTCCTCGTACACACGAATAGCTTTAATTGAAAGCCCTGTTATTTTAGCCACTTCACCTATGTACATTTTCACCCTAATCTTATGAGGAGACTGTTGGAATTTTCTATTCTCAGCCTGTTTATTTAATAAAAATCACACTATTTGACATCGACTTGAGATTCAATGGGTCATGTTATTATCGATAACGGATTGATTAAATGAGCTAAAAATGGAATGTGAGATCTGTTTATCAACGATGTTCGTTTCAATCTGAACTTGCCTACTTTATAGAGTCAAATCAAGAAATAGCGCCTAGTTTAGCGGCACAGAATAGCTAGACAAAATATGTCAGGATCGAAGCTCAGGCAACTGTACTTTGTTCGCTTGAGCTTCGTGTTATATATGAAAATTTCACTTTAGAACAAAGAGGCATGACTAACGAGTATGCTCGAAGCGTAGATTGCCGTCATCAACTCCAACTTCCCTAAAACCATTAAAAATCAACACTCTTTTTGACGCTTCATTTTCCGGAGCGGTATGAGCAACAATACTGTTTGTTTTTTCAAAGGTCGATGCATGTAAAACAAGCGCCTTCACTATTTCTGTCGCATAGCCCTGTCTCTGCCACTCAGGTAGCACAGAATAGCCAATTTCTACTACGCCATTACTATCTGGGGGACCAAAATAACCCCCTGAACCAACAAGAACCCTTTTCCTTGAAACGGGATCAATATTTATAGCATACCAGCCATACCAACCCTTAGCGGCTTCACCACCATTTTCGAAACAGGAAAGAAAAAACGCCATGGCATCTCGGTCATATTCACCAGGAGGCCAATCACTTGAAACATCTGCATTTAGTTTTTCAGAAAGTAACTGTGGTGTTTCAAGCTCTATACGAATATGGGCAGATGAGGATGATATTAGTTCGATGCGATCTGATATTAAATTTTTAATAATTTTGGTTTACTCCACTATTAGAATTTGTAACGCATAACAGCCCAATAGTATGCATGTGAATTCATACTATTGAAGATTCTCTTAATGTAACTATAAATAACTGAATTATAAGTATTTTATAACCCTAATCATAATCAATTAAAACAAATACAACTGGTATTATAAAAAATATGAACCTTAAATTGAGCTTATTTTTCGTACTCTCTACACACAGTAATGACATAACACGCATCAATACTGTCGCCCATTTAATCGTAAGGTATCGTCCAATCCTCTAACATTCTAGAAAAGTACCAGCAATTATCTCAAATCTGCATTCTCTTCTGTCGTCATAACGCGAATACTTTAAACATCGATTTTTACTCAAGTGCCATACAAAAATAATTAAGGTAAATACCATGCAAAGAGCGAATCCTTTACTTACCCGATTACAAACTGTCTTGCCTAAAATCGCAGAAAATGCGCCTTTGGCCGAAGAGCTTCGACAAGCGCCACAAGAAAGCATCGATTTGCTCAAGCAAGTCGGTCTTCATAAAGCTTTTTTACCCAAAGCCTACGGTGGCTACGAAATATCTTTGCCTGAATTTGGCGACTGTATTGTTGCTCTGGCAGGGGCTTGTGCCAGTACCGCATGGGCATTTAGCTTATTGTGTACGCACAATCACCAAATTGGTCTGTTCCCTAAACAAGCGCAAGATGACATGTGGAAAGACGACCCAGACGCATTAGCCAGCAGCAGTATTGCGCCTTTTGGCAAATATCTAGAAGCCGATGGCGGTGTTATGTTTACTGGCGACATGCGTTGGAGCAGCGGTTGTGATCATGCCCAATGGGCGCTTTGTGGCTTCTTGCGAGATAACGCGGAAGGTAAAAAAGACCATTGTTTCGCCTTGATTCCTGCGACGGATTACACCATTGATGACGATTGGCAAGCCGCTGCGATGAAAGGCAGTGGTACAAAAACGCTCGTGATTCGCGACAAATTTGTTCCAGAGCACAGAATTCAAAAAGCCAAAGATATGATGGAAGGTAAATCGGGTGGCTTTGGCTTATACCCTGACAGTAAGATCTTTTACGCACCCTACCGCCCTTATTTTGCATCCGGCTTTTCGGCAATTAGTTTAGGAATTTCAGAGCGTATGTTAGCCGTCTTTAAAGAAGCAACTCAGGGCCGAATTCGGGCTTATACCGGCGCTAAGGTGGGTACCGCTACGCCCGCTTTGTTACGTATTGCCGAATCGTCTCATCAAGTCATGGCGGCACGTGCTTTTCTAGAAAAAACATGGGAAGACCACGCTGAATACGCCGAAGCTCACCGTTACCCTGATCAAGCAAAATTGGCCGAGTGGCGTACTAATCAAGCTTACGTCGTCAAAATGTGCATTGAAGCCGTTGATCGTTTGTTCAGTAGCATGGGCGCAAGTCATTGGTATCTTGATAAAGAAGCTCAGCGGTTGTTCCGCGATAGCCATGTCACCGGCGCTCACGCTTACACGGATTACGATGTGTGCGCACAAATATTTGGTCGAGAAGTAATGGGATTAGAGCCTGACCCAAGCCTTCTTTAGTGTACGACTACTAAGCCCATATACTGTGAGCGAGACCATCAGACTTAAAAGAATAAGAGAGAAGATTATGAACTTCGATGCAAAAGATTTTAGACGAGCACTCGGTAACTTCGCCACTGGCGTGACCGTAGTGACTGCTCAGGATGCGGATGGTAATAAAGTCGGCGTCACGGCAAACAGCTTTAATTCCGTTTCGCTAGACCCACCATTGGTTTTATGGAGCCTAGTGAAAACCTCTAGCAGCTATGACATATTTGAAAAATCTGAACATTTTGCCGTCAATATTCTAGCGGCTGACCAAATCGATTTATCCAATAACTTCGCCAAGCCCAGTGACGATAAATTTGCTGGTATAGAATATAATCTTGGCGCTGGCAACAGCCCTATTCTTAAAGACACCACAGCAAACTTTCAATGTGAAAAGCATCAGGTGATCGATGGTGGTGACCATTGGATCATGATTGGTAAAGTAGTGGTTTTTGAACATGTTGGCCGTAATCCATTACTGTATGTTCAAGGCAGCTACGCTGGTGCGATCCCCTTTACTGGATCTGCGTCATCCGATCACACTGTCGTACCAGCCGACACGTTAAAAAGACTGAATAACAATGCATTCTATTTAATGAATAAGGTTTTGCAAAAAATTCAGGAAAACTACTTACCAAAACAAGCATCGATTGGTTTAAATACCAGCGAAGCTCGCTTACTGTTGGTATTGAGTGACACTCAAGAAGTCAGTCTTGATGTATTAAAAGAATTAGTCACTATACCCGCTACTGATGTGGAGTCGGGGATAGAGCGCTTAACGCAAACAGGTCTAATCACTCAATCATTAGCATTAACGGCAAAAGGCCAGGACATGGCGGCGCGGTTGTGGGACATCGCTAACAAACAACAAGACGATATTTTTGGTGCGTTTAGCGAAGAAGACTACAGCCAATTCAAGCAGCTAATGCAAAGCGTGTTAAAACAACTTAACTAATCTGTACATTAGGTTATTGGCTTTCTTTAATAGCGCCAAAAAGCAAAGATCCCTTAATCGGGATTTTTTGCTTTTTTAATCTACGAATGACACTCTTCTCCAGCATGGCCACTGGCTTAATAGATGGTTAGCAACTTTTCTATGGTGCGATTTTCGCACAATGCATTCCCCTTATTGTTAACTCGGCGCCAGAACTCGTATTTTTGCTAATTTCCCCCTTGCATGAGCCTTGCCGTTTGGACACACCTAAGACATTGCTCGAAAACAACTCAGCCAACTGAAAAGAACTAAGTAGATTGTAAGCACCAAATAACTTGATGTTTAATCTATGCAAGCTGGCAAGCATTTTGCTATATTGGGTAGTTAACATATTAAGTAGTTTTATGTTTGTCCTTAACATCAATCCGAACACCCAACGCCATAACCAAGTTGTTATTAAAAATCCTATGAAAAAACTAGAAGACTCTCTGACGCTACAACTATTGAGATCACGCGAATCGGCGATGCAATTCTTCCGCCCCATTCTTCAGGAAACAGGCTTTACAGAGCAGCAATGGCGAGTTATCCGAGTGCTAAATGATAATGGTCAGTTGGATGCTAAACAGCTTGCTGAACGCTGCTGTATTTTAAGCCCCAGTTTGACCAGAATCATCAGTCGCTTCGAGTCCGATGGTCTCATTATTCGAAATCGCTCAGAGCACGACCAACGTATCACCTTGTTGTCGCTTAGTGATAAAGCCACGGAGATTTTTAAAGAAATCAGCCCTAAAATAGACCAAGCTTACGCCAGTTTGATTGGTAAATTGGGAGAAGAAAAGATGCAGCAACTGAGCCGATTACTAACGGAAGT
This genomic stretch from Marinomonas primoryensis harbors:
- a CDS encoding aldehyde dehydrogenase family protein, with amino-acid sequence MLQSSYPFYLANKPVYANQDLAVTNKYNNQVATHVAMASVADIDKAIGAADKAKHAMQALPAYKRQAILQHCITRFKERFEELAYALCIEAGKPIKDSRGEVTRLIDTFQIAAEEATRIYGEVMPMDISPRSEDYQGMWKRVPIGPCSFISPFNFPLNLAAHKIAPAIAAGCPFILKPASLTPVSALIVAEILAETDLPEGAFSILPCHRDGADLFTTDERLKLLSFTGSPDVGWALKAKAGKKPVVLELGGNAACIVDHDTDLDDAVQRIIFGAYYQSGQSCISVQRIIVHESLYDDAKARLINAVNNLVMGDPLNETTFIGPMISEKEAARLHGWIEEARNGGATVLAGGHRKGAMLEATLIENVKPEMSISSQEAFGPVAILSKFSDFDAALEEVNNSDFGLQAGIFTKDIYKAYKAWEVLEVGGVVIGDVPSWRVDHMPYGGVKDSGLGREGVRFAIEDMTELKLMVLRTPK
- a CDS encoding GlcG/HbpS family heme-binding protein, whose translation is MLNAIRQKKELSHESAIQMCLAAIAHANTLSANIGVVILTPAGVELAAVRMNNAPLHALGIARKKAYTSASFKVSSLSWQEKLKHKPNTMNALLKEDNFTYLGGGLPIIVDDEILGAIGVSGATEQQDIECAEHAIEKLLSSLSPSK
- a CDS encoding p-hydroxyphenylacetate 3-hydroxylase oxygenase component, producing MQRANPLLTRLQTVLPKIAENAPLAEELRQAPQESIDLLKQVGLHKAFLPKAYGGYEISLPEFGDCIVALAGACASTAWAFSLLCTHNHQIGLFPKQAQDDMWKDDPDALASSSIAPFGKYLEADGGVMFTGDMRWSSGCDHAQWALCGFLRDNAEGKKDHCFALIPATDYTIDDDWQAAAMKGSGTKTLVIRDKFVPEHRIQKAKDMMEGKSGGFGLYPDSKIFYAPYRPYFASGFSAISLGISERMLAVFKEATQGRIRAYTGAKVGTATPALLRIAESSHQVMAARAFLEKTWEDHAEYAEAHRYPDQAKLAEWRTNQAYVVKMCIEAVDRLFSSMGASHWYLDKEAQRLFRDSHVTGAHAYTDYDVCAQIFGREVMGLEPDPSLL
- a CDS encoding p-hydroxyphenylacetate 3-hydroxylase reductase component, with protein sequence MNFDAKDFRRALGNFATGVTVVTAQDADGNKVGVTANSFNSVSLDPPLVLWSLVKTSSSYDIFEKSEHFAVNILAADQIDLSNNFAKPSDDKFAGIEYNLGAGNSPILKDTTANFQCEKHQVIDGGDHWIMIGKVVVFEHVGRNPLLYVQGSYAGAIPFTGSASSDHTVVPADTLKRLNNNAFYLMNKVLQKIQENYLPKQASIGLNTSEARLLLVLSDTQEVSLDVLKELVTIPATDVESGIERLTQTGLITQSLALTAKGQDMAARLWDIANKQQDDIFGAFSEEDYSQFKQLMQSVLKQLN
- a CDS encoding NAD(P)H-dependent oxidoreductase gives rise to the protein MTKKIVVLNGNPKSSSYCQHLGDRYEINASEHFDIRRFNLSNMEFNPSLDCGYDARQELEPCLADFQKAILWADHIVIITPIWWGGLPAKLKGLFDRTFLPVFSFKYEGNNPLPLPLLKGKTSRIIVTMDAPSDYAEEQAAPALAQLDLYTLQFCGVEKAEITLFGSIIASNAEDKLHWEKTVQEIANKGQ
- the hpaR gene encoding homoprotocatechuate degradation operon regulator HpaR; translated protein: MFVLNINPNTQRHNQVVIKNPMKKLEDSLTLQLLRSRESAMQFFRPILQETGFTEQQWRVIRVLNDNGQLDAKQLAERCCILSPSLTRIISRFESDGLIIRNRSEHDQRITLLSLSDKATEIFKEISPKIDQAYASLIGKLGEEKMQQLSRLLTEVTRLAP
- a CDS encoding multidrug effflux MFS transporter; this encodes MTHSNTQPLSKWMIPLLGYLVSFGPLSIDMYLPSLPTIANDLGSSQVTIQYTITTFLFGMAIGMLLFGPMSDLMGRKKLLLIGTASYAISSIGCALVNDGDTLILLRFLQALGAAAAGVLGRALVRDLFPLDKAAGILSNMHIISMGVMLMSPILGAYIVTWLDWRWIFYFLSALSFLALIGIFFIIQEPKINFTTKTSIRGYLAVYGECLSNKKITFYLLANGFSFGGMFAFIAASAFVYINFFGFSETAYAVVFSSNIAMVIAATFINKGLVSKFTVYKALRVTSTTSLTAALMIFIVALFFPKNVSLFIAVTMLYISVTGAIGANSLACLFDLKPSRAGTMAGLLVSTQFIVGGIVSAITSLIFDGSASSLLVTMGICGGLSYLFHLISQRP
- a CDS encoding GNAT family N-acetyltransferase, whose protein sequence is MIKNLISDRIELISSSSAHIRIELETPQLLSEKLNADVSSDWPPGEYDRDAMAFFLSCFENGGEAAKGWYGWYAINIDPVSRKRVLVGSGGYFGPPDSNGVVEIGYSVLPEWQRQGYATEIVKALVLHASTFEKTNSIVAHTAPENEASKRVLIFNGFREVGVDDGNLRFEHTR
- a CDS encoding MerR family transcriptional regulator, whose product is MYIGEVAKITGLSIKAIRVYEEKGLIMPPPRKGKYRVYSESHLDILNLIKEAKLLGVTLSQLKSGIVYKNGDVDWSGVGKFLLEFKQQLLLKIDDLNMKVSRVEKCLLTIDFCPLSVDSPLKGRD